One genomic segment of Erythrolamprus reginae isolate rEryReg1 chromosome 2, rEryReg1.hap1, whole genome shotgun sequence includes these proteins:
- the LOC139158684 gene encoding thiol S-methyltransferase TMT1A-like has product MLVLIFQQCMKILTLPIYVLAYFGLWDPICKRLFPHLMKNFSKIYNKIMHKEKETLFKNLQNFADASGKLRLLEIGVGPGTNFQFYPPNTCVTCVDYNPNFKNFLLESMAQNTHLQFEDFVVASAEDMSSVSDNSVDVVVATLVLCSVDSPQVALKEILRVLRPGGAFCFLEHVAAGRSTWTYFWQQVSNPTWQHIGDGCTLLRETWKYVENAGFSKLNLQHIIVPLIFPGVMRTHIYGYAVK; this is encoded by the exons ATGCTAGTTCTCATCTTCCAGCAATGCATGAAAATCCTCACCCTGCCCATCTATGTGCTTGCCTATTTTGGCTTATGGGATCCTATTTGTAAAAGACTCTTCCCACATCTCATGAAGAACTTCAGCAAAATCTATAATAAAATAATGCACAAGGAAAAGGAGACGCTGTTCAAGAACCTGCAGAACTTCGCCGACGCCTCGGGAAAGCTTCGTCTGCTAGAGATTGGCGTGGGACCCGGCACCAACTTTCAGTTTTATCCCCCCAACACTTGCGTGACCTGCGTGGACTACAATCCAAACTTTAAAAATTTCCTTCTGGAGAGCATGGCTCAGAACACACACCTCCAGTTCGAGGATTTTGTGGTTGCCTCCGCCGAGGACATGTCTTCAGTGTCAGACAACTCTGTGGATGTGGTGGTTGCCACACTGGTGCTTTGCTCTGTGGACAGCCCCCAGGTTGCCTTGAAGGAGATTCTGCGAGTGCTCAGACCA GGTGGTGCATTCTGTTTCCTGGAACACGTAGCAGCTGGCAGATCAACCTGGACCTACTTCTGGCAACAAGTGTCTAACCCTACGTGGCAACATATAGGAGATGGCTGCACCTTGTTAAGAGAGACCTGGAAATATGTGGAGAACGCAGGGTTTTCTAAACTGAACTTGCAACACATCATAGTCCCTTTGATCTTCCCAGGTGTAATGCGTACCCATATTTATGGATATGCTGTGAAGTAA